A part of Rhodopirellula bahusiensis genomic DNA contains:
- a CDS encoding DUF4339 domain-containing protein, translating into MSVWFVQKGDEQLGPYKPAELLALVRDGSVVAETRIRKDDSNWFSASEVGGLFEAARRPSIEHYCPQCNVRVSQPPTICPECGKDLDRTKTRIIEHSIGQTKRSSDTPSAGPSDSAKRWLQKKIRRDKK; encoded by the coding sequence ATGTCCGTTTGGTTTGTTCAGAAAGGCGATGAACAACTCGGTCCGTACAAGCCCGCCGAATTATTGGCATTGGTGCGAGACGGATCGGTCGTCGCGGAAACCAGGATTCGTAAAGACGATTCCAATTGGTTCTCGGCATCAGAGGTCGGCGGATTGTTTGAAGCCGCACGACGACCATCGATTGAACATTACTGCCCGCAGTGCAACGTCCGCGTCAGCCAACCGCCCACGATCTGCCCCGAGTGCGGCAAAGACCTGGACCGGACCAAGACTCGTATCATCGAGCACAGCATCGGACAAACCAAACGCTCGTCCGACACACCATCGGCTGGCCCAAGTGATTCAGCCAAACGTTGGCTTCAAAAAAAGATCCGACGAGACAAAAAATAA
- a CDS encoding RNA methyltransferase gives METIRSLQNAAVRRIVSLRRSRKRRAAGVVLVDGPRESLRAIEAGLKLAAFYEIESKASDSANQSEMPEQAVARRHAMDAGVHRWVTADVFRKIAYTASTDRCVAEFVAPDDSLEQLANHSSFNDGLILVLDRVEKPGNLGAVFRSADAAGVSAVLLSDCPSDRFNPNAIRGSLGAVFTVPSVSGSESDVSSFLQTHGYRVAAMRVEGSRPLFEFDLRGKVAVVLGSEADGLAGRWAGDSVEPVALPMAGHVDSLNVSVSAAVVAYEAVRQRSIG, from the coding sequence ATGGAAACCATACGAAGTTTGCAAAATGCTGCCGTCCGCCGAATTGTCTCGCTGCGTCGTTCTCGGAAACGACGTGCTGCCGGGGTCGTTTTGGTGGACGGTCCGCGAGAATCTTTGCGGGCCATCGAGGCTGGATTGAAACTGGCTGCGTTCTATGAAATCGAGTCGAAGGCGTCTGACTCAGCGAACCAGTCCGAGATGCCGGAGCAGGCCGTCGCCAGACGGCACGCGATGGATGCCGGGGTGCATCGCTGGGTGACAGCGGATGTGTTTCGGAAAATCGCCTACACGGCATCGACGGATCGCTGCGTGGCGGAGTTTGTGGCTCCGGACGATTCTCTGGAGCAGCTTGCGAACCACTCGTCATTCAACGATGGGCTGATTCTGGTACTCGATCGAGTGGAGAAGCCGGGCAACTTGGGGGCGGTGTTTCGGTCGGCTGATGCAGCAGGCGTGTCAGCGGTCTTGTTGTCGGATTGCCCGTCGGATCGATTCAATCCCAATGCAATTCGAGGCTCTTTGGGGGCGGTTTTTACGGTGCCGTCTGTATCGGGCAGCGAATCAGATGTCAGTTCGTTTCTGCAAACGCATGGCTATCGAGTTGCCGCGATGCGAGTGGAAGGTTCCCGGCCACTTTTCGAATTCGATCTGCGAGGCAAGGTCGCGGTTGTGCTGGGCAGCGAGGCGGATGGTTTGGCTGGCCGCTGGGCCGGTGACTCAGTTGAACCGGTGGCGTTGCCAATGGCGGGTCACGTCGACAGTTTGAACGTTTCGGTGAGTGCCGCGGTTGTGGCCTACGAAGCGGTGCGGCAACGAAGCATCGGCTAG
- a CDS encoding N-acetyltransferase has protein sequence MGQHFCTFASMGEPTRVCYLLTFAKHLLCHQPLTSRMSENVLCQPVSGRQDQKAFLDLEKRLYRDDPNWVPPLWSERVKLVGFKHHPFYDDAEGQTFLVRRGERVVGRVLAVVNHAHNRYHEETRGFFGFFECEDDEEAAIELLNTAADWLKERGMTGVRGPVHPSLNYEVGLLVDGFDTPPTFLIPYNHPYYERLIHAAGFEKSQDLYSYEASIDILETLDPKLLFVIEESTRRFNAECRSIDPKNFNADVRVFLDIYNQSLQRTWGYVPMSEAEVDDQSKGLKNLLLPKLTSIAEIDGKPVGAGFGLLDYNPLIKKIGGKLFPFGWLKLLMGRKKLKRLRLVSANVLPEYQKWGLGLVTLYKILPEAIKFGIEMGEFSWVLESNQLSRGTIERGGATRSKTHRIYDRSLTPDSEQASS, from the coding sequence ATGGGGCAACACTTTTGCACATTCGCTTCGATGGGAGAACCAACCCGAGTCTGCTATCTTCTAACGTTTGCCAAACACCTTCTCTGCCACCAACCCCTGACCTCACGAATGTCCGAAAATGTGTTGTGCCAACCCGTTTCCGGACGCCAAGACCAAAAGGCATTCCTCGATCTCGAAAAACGTCTCTACCGCGACGATCCGAATTGGGTGCCGCCATTGTGGAGCGAACGGGTCAAATTGGTCGGATTCAAGCACCACCCATTCTACGACGACGCGGAAGGCCAAACCTTCCTGGTGCGACGTGGTGAACGAGTCGTCGGGCGAGTTCTCGCAGTCGTCAACCACGCCCACAACCGCTACCACGAAGAGACTCGCGGGTTCTTCGGATTCTTCGAATGCGAAGACGACGAGGAAGCCGCCATCGAGCTTCTCAACACCGCAGCGGACTGGTTGAAAGAACGTGGGATGACGGGTGTCCGCGGACCAGTCCACCCCAGCCTGAACTATGAAGTCGGTTTGTTGGTCGATGGGTTCGACACGCCACCGACCTTCCTGATTCCGTACAACCATCCGTACTACGAACGCCTGATCCACGCCGCGGGCTTCGAAAAGTCACAAGACCTCTACAGCTACGAAGCCTCGATCGACATTCTCGAAACACTCGACCCCAAGCTATTGTTTGTCATCGAGGAATCAACTCGCCGTTTCAATGCCGAGTGCCGATCGATCGATCCGAAGAACTTCAACGCCGACGTCCGCGTCTTCCTGGACATCTACAACCAATCGCTGCAGCGAACTTGGGGCTATGTCCCGATGAGCGAAGCCGAAGTCGACGACCAAAGCAAAGGTCTGAAGAACCTGTTGCTTCCCAAACTCACCAGCATCGCAGAAATCGATGGCAAGCCTGTCGGCGCGGGATTTGGCCTGCTCGACTACAACCCGTTGATCAAAAAGATCGGCGGCAAATTGTTCCCATTTGGATGGCTAAAACTTTTGATGGGACGCAAGAAGCTCAAGCGTCTCCGGTTGGTCAGCGCCAACGTTCTGCCGGAATATCAAAAGTGGGGCCTGGGTTTGGTCACGCTTTACAAGATCTTGCCCGAAGCAATCAAATTCGGAATCGAGATGGGTGAGTTTTCTTGGGTGCTCGAGAGCAACCAACTTTCGCGGGGAACGATCGAACGTGGCGGAGCCACCCGAAGCAAAACCCACCGCATCTATGACCGTTCGCTGACACCAGATTCTGAACAGGCCTCCTCGTGA
- a CDS encoding ATP-dependent DNA helicase has translation MSEPLSIDSILGPGGSISRRLPRYEPREQQLEMARSVSSALTDREHLVVEAGTGTGKSFAYLAAAILHATSDQTEPGTKKPKRSTDDADDRVGPASDRDKDPDRPKRVLISTHTISLQEQLIGKDIPLLNSVIPREFSAVLVKGRNNYLSLRRMGRAVEKSVSLMANDFQMQQLREIRKWSDNTPDGSLSTLPIKPDGQVWDEVRSDTGNCLRNKCPNFKDCFYFQARRRAQNAQLLIVNHAMLFTDIAMRRQGVSLLPDYDAIILDECHTIESVAGDHLGIRLTSGQFDYLFDRLYNDRQQKGLLVAHELEALQKMVDRCRFAASEMFAGVLDWMQESRSRNGRVHHPEVVPNPLSEPMEILARRLRAHADGQDNDSDRQDFQSAHDRLLALAGGLREWLDQSLKQESVYWVETSGSRRGMDRVSLSASPIDIGQTLREEVFQNEEIGSVIMTSATLATGEQDKFKFFRSRVGLTTGRSLQVGSPFDYEKQAKLIIVRGLPDPSAKRDEFEAALPQQIKRFVGHTDGHAFVLFTSYSLLRKCAEAITPWCIERDLHLYSQAGDQNRTQLLDSFRKDPRGVLLGTDSFWQGVDVPGDALTNVVITKLPFSVPDHPLLEARLETIRARGGHPFPDYQLPEAVIKFRQGFGRLIRTRDDSGMVVVLDPRIRSKPYGRLFLSALPPLPCHDVGTVPRQKTKKQ, from the coding sequence GTGAGCGAACCACTCTCGATCGATTCGATTCTGGGTCCCGGCGGAAGCATCAGCCGCCGACTGCCTCGCTACGAACCTCGCGAACAACAACTCGAGATGGCTCGCTCGGTCTCATCGGCACTGACCGACCGCGAGCACTTGGTCGTCGAAGCGGGCACGGGTACCGGAAAGAGCTTCGCGTATCTGGCGGCCGCGATCCTTCACGCGACGTCGGATCAAACCGAACCCGGAACCAAAAAGCCAAAGCGTTCGACGGACGACGCCGACGACCGAGTTGGCCCGGCCAGTGATCGAGACAAAGACCCCGATCGCCCCAAACGCGTTCTGATCTCGACGCACACGATCAGCCTGCAAGAACAGCTGATAGGCAAAGACATCCCGCTGCTCAACAGCGTGATCCCGCGGGAGTTTTCCGCGGTGCTGGTGAAGGGCCGAAACAACTACCTTTCGCTAAGGCGAATGGGACGAGCGGTTGAAAAATCGGTGTCGTTGATGGCCAACGATTTCCAGATGCAACAGCTTCGCGAGATCCGAAAGTGGTCCGACAACACGCCGGACGGGTCACTATCAACGCTGCCGATCAAACCCGATGGTCAAGTCTGGGACGAGGTCCGCAGCGACACGGGCAATTGCCTTCGCAATAAATGCCCCAACTTCAAAGACTGCTTTTACTTCCAAGCCCGACGTCGCGCTCAAAACGCACAACTGCTGATCGTCAATCACGCGATGCTGTTCACCGACATTGCGATGCGTCGGCAAGGCGTTTCCCTTCTTCCCGACTACGACGCGATCATCCTCGACGAATGTCACACGATTGAATCCGTCGCGGGGGATCACCTTGGTATTCGGCTGACCAGCGGCCAATTCGACTACCTGTTCGATCGTCTTTACAACGATCGCCAGCAAAAGGGTTTGCTCGTCGCTCACGAGCTGGAAGCCTTGCAAAAAATGGTCGACCGATGCCGATTCGCGGCCAGCGAAATGTTCGCCGGTGTGCTGGATTGGATGCAAGAATCACGCTCACGCAATGGTCGCGTGCATCATCCCGAAGTCGTGCCAAACCCACTCAGCGAACCGATGGAGATCCTCGCACGGCGACTGCGAGCACATGCGGACGGACAAGACAACGACTCCGACCGTCAAGACTTCCAGTCTGCCCACGATCGACTGCTCGCATTGGCCGGCGGCCTTCGCGAATGGTTGGACCAATCGCTCAAACAAGAATCGGTCTACTGGGTCGAGACCTCCGGCAGTCGACGCGGAATGGACCGAGTCTCCCTGTCCGCTTCACCAATCGACATCGGCCAAACGCTTCGCGAAGAAGTGTTTCAGAATGAGGAAATCGGCTCGGTCATCATGACCAGTGCCACGCTTGCGACTGGCGAACAAGACAAGTTCAAATTCTTCCGCAGTCGCGTTGGCCTGACGACTGGGCGCTCACTCCAAGTCGGCAGCCCCTTCGACTACGAGAAACAAGCCAAGCTGATCATCGTTCGCGGACTTCCGGATCCATCGGCGAAACGAGACGAATTCGAAGCCGCACTTCCCCAGCAAATCAAACGCTTCGTCGGGCACACCGATGGCCATGCCTTTGTGCTTTTCACCAGCTACTCGTTGCTCCGCAAATGTGCGGAGGCCATCACGCCCTGGTGCATCGAACGTGACCTTCATCTGTACAGCCAAGCCGGTGATCAAAATCGAACTCAACTGCTCGACTCCTTTCGCAAAGATCCTCGCGGAGTGCTACTTGGAACGGACAGCTTCTGGCAGGGAGTCGATGTACCGGGTGACGCTCTCACCAACGTCGTGATCACGAAATTGCCGTTCTCCGTTCCCGACCATCCGCTACTCGAAGCACGGCTCGAAACGATCCGTGCCCGCGGTGGCCATCCATTCCCTGACTACCAATTGCCTGAAGCGGTGATCAAATTCCGGCAAGGCTTTGGGCGTCTGATCCGCACCCGCGATGACTCGGGGATGGTTGTGGTTCTCGACCCTCGAATTCGATCCAAACCTTACGGCCGACTTTTCCTCAGCGCGCTTCCACCACTGCCATGCCACGACGTCGGCACCGTCCCACGTCAAAAAACAAAGAAGCAGTGA
- the pilM gene encoding pilus assembly protein PilM, with product MSVTSSTSTALACGACKHSNAPDAQFCGGCGHVLHEKCIQCGGLVSLTQKFCVGCGQDLNAWLEKRIAEQETKLADAVTAAKNHEYDRALGLLNLLAKNSDYRFRSVQEQAVAAKGKVENLQEKVNTQANQRIAAAKEAHAQNDLSTAVKLLVQVPENLLDEDSRRIRQSSQVHLDQLKALHSELQQCLEEKSYAQVAGLLQQLLELQPDNQRYQQLSQQVGDKLLRRAERLCVRQEYEAARNMLTSLPTICHNDQYNELFRRSDLACWLSKQFDVEPYATNALGRLAMRYAKEFPSDGKAADCVKQLSKAVKSKRPTARDGLAPWRADAKSWIGGRVGVLASPQSLNFEELKERPQSMAPFAVAIGLALQALGLGRITGNLLPKKGVMAKLGLGKAKPAWGIDVGSSAVTAVKLRMDKGSEQPIVEATHRVEFKNPTCRGGSKSASELVPEAITRLLEEIDVANTLVYANLPACDGVARFCELPPVKDKDAERLIETEVKTRIPISTEDLALISWVAPLQKESTIGRPVVMAAATKLAVSRRVDLLGIGGLKIDGLIPSPIALANFAAHEFAELLSPPEEKPTKNKKSKAKNGKEASEEQDEEITAEVSVSGKQPTLAFVDAGASKTTMLLISPVSVWFWSYESGGEDATAVVARRTKVTAEEAEQSKRNLASLKTPHDVDDDIREKHEVTRARLRKLFQEADKTFRHFDVKETWCVGSAHQQHGFLRRVMMK from the coding sequence ATGTCCGTTACTTCTTCCACTTCCACAGCTTTAGCGTGTGGTGCGTGTAAACATTCGAATGCTCCCGACGCTCAGTTCTGCGGCGGTTGCGGTCATGTTCTGCATGAGAAATGTATTCAGTGCGGTGGCTTGGTGAGCCTGACTCAGAAGTTTTGCGTTGGTTGCGGGCAAGACTTGAACGCGTGGCTGGAAAAACGAATCGCGGAACAAGAGACAAAGCTCGCCGATGCGGTCACCGCTGCAAAAAATCACGAATACGATCGTGCCTTGGGCTTGCTCAACCTCCTAGCAAAGAACAGCGACTACCGCTTCAGATCCGTCCAAGAACAGGCGGTTGCAGCAAAAGGCAAAGTCGAAAACCTGCAAGAAAAGGTCAACACGCAAGCCAACCAGCGAATCGCCGCGGCCAAAGAAGCTCACGCTCAAAACGACCTTTCGACGGCAGTCAAACTGCTCGTTCAAGTTCCTGAAAACTTGCTTGACGAAGACTCCCGTCGCATTCGGCAAAGCAGCCAAGTCCACTTGGACCAGCTCAAAGCACTGCACAGTGAACTGCAGCAATGCCTGGAGGAAAAGAGCTATGCGCAGGTTGCCGGGCTACTGCAGCAACTGCTGGAACTGCAACCTGACAATCAAAGGTATCAACAACTTTCGCAGCAAGTGGGTGACAAGCTGTTGCGACGCGCCGAGAGACTTTGCGTTCGACAAGAATACGAAGCTGCCCGAAACATGCTGACGTCACTTCCGACGATTTGCCACAACGATCAATACAACGAACTCTTCCGACGAAGCGACTTGGCTTGCTGGCTGTCGAAGCAATTCGATGTGGAACCTTACGCAACCAATGCACTCGGCCGTTTGGCAATGCGATACGCAAAGGAATTTCCTTCGGATGGGAAAGCCGCGGACTGCGTCAAACAACTTTCAAAAGCGGTGAAGTCCAAACGACCAACCGCCCGCGATGGCTTGGCACCTTGGCGAGCCGATGCGAAGAGCTGGATCGGCGGTCGCGTGGGCGTCCTCGCCAGTCCTCAGTCGCTGAACTTCGAGGAACTGAAAGAACGCCCCCAATCAATGGCGCCGTTCGCGGTTGCAATCGGCTTGGCACTGCAAGCACTCGGGCTCGGTCGAATCACCGGAAACTTGCTGCCCAAGAAGGGCGTGATGGCAAAACTCGGATTAGGCAAAGCAAAACCAGCCTGGGGAATCGACGTTGGCTCTTCCGCGGTCACTGCCGTCAAATTGCGAATGGACAAAGGCAGTGAACAACCGATCGTGGAAGCCACCCACCGAGTCGAATTCAAAAACCCAACTTGCCGCGGTGGCTCAAAATCAGCGAGCGAATTGGTACCCGAAGCGATCACTCGGTTGTTGGAAGAAATCGATGTCGCTAACACACTTGTCTACGCGAACTTGCCCGCCTGCGATGGTGTTGCTCGTTTCTGTGAGCTGCCACCCGTCAAAGACAAAGACGCCGAACGCTTGATCGAAACCGAGGTCAAAACTCGCATTCCAATCTCGACAGAAGACCTGGCACTGATTTCATGGGTCGCACCCCTGCAAAAAGAGAGCACGATCGGACGCCCTGTGGTCATGGCCGCCGCAACCAAACTCGCCGTCAGCCGACGTGTCGATCTTCTCGGGATTGGAGGCCTGAAAATTGATGGACTGATCCCGTCTCCCATCGCTTTGGCTAACTTCGCTGCTCACGAGTTTGCAGAGTTGCTTTCACCTCCCGAAGAGAAGCCAACGAAGAACAAAAAGTCGAAAGCGAAGAACGGGAAAGAGGCTTCCGAAGAACAGGACGAAGAGATCACCGCGGAGGTGTCGGTCTCAGGCAAACAACCCACGCTCGCATTCGTTGACGCTGGGGCATCCAAAACAACAATGCTTTTGATCTCGCCGGTTTCGGTTTGGTTCTGGTCCTACGAAAGTGGTGGAGAAGATGCCACCGCTGTGGTTGCTCGACGAACCAAGGTCACCGCGGAGGAAGCCGAACAATCCAAGCGAAACCTCGCGTCACTGAAGACACCGCACGATGTCGACGACGACATTCGCGAAAAACACGAAGTCACCCGGGCTCGGCTTCGAAAGCTCTTCCAAGAAGCGGACAAGACTTTCCGCCACTTTGATGTGAAAGAAACTTGGTGCGTCGGCTCGGCTCACCAGCAGCACGGTTTCCTCCGCCGCGTGATGATGAAGTAG
- a CDS encoding glycoside hydrolase family 43 protein translates to MSAGGGRCMQVAAGLVLACFFGFSLGGDANAQDSSTVDARQHFQNPIAKGADPWVIRDPHQARYLWCKSDNDRGILIFESDDLTTMGERHLVWKAPDEGPYSKEVWAPELHVVGDRYYVYFAASDGDNANHLTYVLESKTSDPLGEYNLHGPMATGDGEDGQSPNIWSIDMTLLNHNDQLFAIWSGWDKPGSDNQYLYIAPMSSPTELSGPRVLICDNDDYLWERVEPDASQRGLNEGPEVFKAKGKTSLLYSCGASWLPTYKIGRLELVKDNPLAPGAWKKLPEPAFQSTETVYGVGHSCFAKSLDDKQWWHIFHAKVGPEHGWNRALHLQPMNVSDDGTPLLGTPLDRATAIERPSGKSLSER, encoded by the coding sequence ATGAGTGCTGGTGGCGGACGTTGCATGCAAGTGGCAGCGGGATTGGTTTTGGCGTGTTTCTTCGGCTTTTCTCTAGGTGGCGATGCGAACGCACAGGACTCTTCCACAGTTGATGCTCGGCAGCATTTCCAAAACCCGATCGCAAAAGGCGCCGATCCTTGGGTGATTCGGGATCCACATCAAGCTCGCTATCTGTGGTGCAAATCAGACAACGACCGTGGCATTCTCATCTTTGAAAGCGACGATCTGACCACAATGGGGGAACGTCACCTTGTCTGGAAAGCACCTGACGAAGGACCTTATTCGAAAGAAGTCTGGGCTCCCGAACTGCATGTGGTCGGTGACCGGTACTACGTCTACTTTGCGGCTTCGGATGGAGACAACGCTAATCATCTGACCTATGTCTTGGAATCCAAGACATCTGACCCGCTGGGCGAGTACAACCTGCACGGCCCCATGGCCACCGGAGATGGCGAAGACGGACAATCGCCTAACATATGGTCGATCGATATGACCCTTCTGAATCACAACGACCAGTTGTTCGCAATCTGGTCGGGATGGGACAAACCGGGCAGTGACAATCAATACCTCTACATCGCTCCGATGAGCTCACCGACCGAATTGTCGGGGCCTCGCGTTCTTATTTGCGACAACGACGACTATCTGTGGGAACGAGTGGAACCCGATGCTTCTCAACGGGGGCTCAACGAAGGCCCTGAGGTTTTTAAAGCGAAAGGAAAGACATCGCTGCTCTATTCCTGCGGCGCCTCTTGGTTGCCAACTTACAAGATCGGTCGATTGGAATTGGTGAAGGACAACCCGTTGGCTCCCGGTGCCTGGAAAAAGTTACCCGAACCGGCTTTCCAAAGCACCGAGACCGTTTACGGCGTCGGTCACTCCTGCTTCGCAAAGTCGCTGGACGACAAACAATGGTGGCACATCTTTCACGCCAAAGTGGGTCCCGAGCACGGATGGAACCGAGCCCTT